In Cololabis saira isolate AMF1-May2022 chromosome 14, fColSai1.1, whole genome shotgun sequence, a single genomic region encodes these proteins:
- the gltpd2b gene encoding glycolipid transfer protein domain-containing protein 2, producing MGVKRKAAAAILVLLLLLGTLWLQGGLDYPWDSCIKGYNQINQIQQQPNSSEADASELPPVPTRCPGQTFQVSVLLSHLLAASTPPSDVVLQPYLSSWDELVKFMEALGPMVGLISSEIKSKTSIIRQLALLSDKNPEAEVGADELSVNSLNTQTGDKRDSGASQQTGAYHSLRSMIRVEVSRGLVDFKRQTESGCRTILRLHRALLWLKLFLQKLAEIPPGGRFRSPSELCREAYQNTLAVHHTWFVRRAAEMAFIAMPERSFFFRLVCAQNQEVLSILLNRVVKAIGVVYDRTQEVLEENGMLDLP from the exons ATGGGTGTGAAGAGAAAGGCGGCTGCTGCTATCTTggtcttgctgctgctgctgggcaccCTGTGGCTGC AGGGAGGTTTGGATTACCCCTGGGATTCGTGCATAAAAGGCTATAATCAGATAAATCAG ATCCAGCAGCAGCCTAACAGCAGTGAGGCAGACGCGTCTGAGCTTCCTCCCGTCCCCACGAGGTGCCCCGGCCAGACCTTCCAGGTGTCGGTGCTGCTCTCCCACCTGCTCGCCGCTTCCACCCCCCCATCTGATGTGGTGCTGCAGCCCTATTTGTCCAGCTGGGACGAGCTTGTGAA GTTCATGGAAGCTCTAGGCCCAATGGTGGGGCTCATATCCTCGGAAATAAAATCTAAGACCTCTATAATCCGCCAACTGGCCCTGTTGTCTGACAAGAATCCCGAAGCAGAAGTTGGCGCCGACGAACTCTCAGTAAACTCTCTCAACACACAGACTGGGGATAAGAGGGATTCTGGGGCTTCACAGCAAACCGGCGCGTACCACTCGCTGCGCTCTATGATCAGGGTGGAAGTGAGCCGAGGCCTGGTGGACTTCAAGCGCCAGACGGAGTCTGGGTGCCGGACTATCCTGCGGCTGCACCGGGCGCTGCTCTGGCTGAAGCTCTTCCTGCAGAAGCTGGCCGAGATTCCTCCGGGCGGCCGCTTCAGGAGCCCCTCGGAGCTGTGCCGCGAGGCCTACCAGAACACCCTTGCCGTGCACCACACCTGGTTCGTCCGCAGGGCCGCCGAGATGGCCTTCATCGCCATGCCGGAGCGGAGCTTCTTCTTCAGGCTGGTGTGTGCGCAGAACCAGGAGGTGCTGAGCATCCTGCTGAACAGAGTGGTCAAGGCCATCGGGGTGGTGTATGACAGAACTCAGGAAGTCCTGGAAGAAAACGGCATGCTGGACCTGCCATAG
- the atp1b2b gene encoding sodium/potassium-transporting ATPase subunit beta-2b isoform X1 — protein MANEGKGEWKEYVWNPRTREFLGRTASSWGLILLFYLVFYIFLAGFFALTMYVMMQTLDEHKPTWQDRLTTPGMVIRPHAEESYDIIYNIQNTESWDLYAQALDKFLSPYNESVQTQKNDECVPDKYFEQRDSGDVKNNPKRSCQFSRTVLQDCSGLIDRYYGYQDGKPCIIIKMNRVIGMLPGKDGQAPSVTCGPKKYRVGKDEWKEDADKIGEMLYFPPNGTFNLMYYPYYGKKAQVNYSQPLVAVKFLNITVNEDVNIECKINANNIPIGSERDKYAGKVSFKLRINTNK, from the exons GTCTCATCCTTCTCTTCTATTTGGTTTTCTACATCTTCCTTGCTGGTTTCTTTGCGCTCACCATGTACGTCATGATGCAGACGCTGGATGAACACAAGCCAACCTGGCAGGACAGGCTCACCACACCAG GCATGGTGATTAGACCTCATGCAGAGGAAAGCTACGACATTATTTACAACATCCAGAACACTGAGAGCTGGGACCTGTACGCTCAGGCTCTGGACAAGTTCCTGTCAC CATACAATGAATCCGTCCAGACCCAGAAAAACGACGAGTGCGTCCCAGACAAGTATTTCGAGCAGAGAGACAGCGGCGATGTGAAGAACAACCCGAAACGCTCATGTCAGTTCAGCCGTACCGTTCTTCAAGATTGCTCTGGACTCATAGACCGTTACTATGGATACCAGGACGGCAAGCCATGCATCATCATCAAGATGAATCGG GTGATTGGGATGCTGCCAGGAAAGGATGGACAGGCTCCGTCCGTCACCTGTGGCCCAAAG AAATACAGAGTTGGCAAAGATGAATGG AAAGAAGACGCTGACAAAATCGGAGAGATGCTCTACTTCCCTCCAAATGGCACTTTTAACCTAATGTACTACCCTTACTATGGCAAGAAAGCTCAG GTGAACTACTCTCAGCCTCTGGTTGCCGTCAAGTTCCTCAACATTACCGTCAACGAAGATGTCAACATCGAGTGCAAGATCAACGCCAACAACATTCCCATTGGAAGTGAAAGGGACAAGTACGCTGGGAAGGTTTCTTTTAAGCTGAGGATCAACACCAACAAATAG
- the atp1b2b gene encoding sodium/potassium-transporting ATPase subunit beta-2b isoform X2, with translation MANEGKGEWKEYVWNPRTREFLGRTASSWGLILLFYLVFYIFLAGFFALTMYVMMQTLDEHKPTWQDRLTTPGMVIRPHAEESYDIIYNIQNTESWDLYAQALDKFLSPYNESVQTQKNDECVPDKYFEQRDSGDVKNNPKRSCQFSRTVLQDCSGLIDRYYGYQDGKPCIIIKMNRVIGMLPGKDGQAPSVTCGPKKEDADKIGEMLYFPPNGTFNLMYYPYYGKKAQVNYSQPLVAVKFLNITVNEDVNIECKINANNIPIGSERDKYAGKVSFKLRINTNK, from the exons GTCTCATCCTTCTCTTCTATTTGGTTTTCTACATCTTCCTTGCTGGTTTCTTTGCGCTCACCATGTACGTCATGATGCAGACGCTGGATGAACACAAGCCAACCTGGCAGGACAGGCTCACCACACCAG GCATGGTGATTAGACCTCATGCAGAGGAAAGCTACGACATTATTTACAACATCCAGAACACTGAGAGCTGGGACCTGTACGCTCAGGCTCTGGACAAGTTCCTGTCAC CATACAATGAATCCGTCCAGACCCAGAAAAACGACGAGTGCGTCCCAGACAAGTATTTCGAGCAGAGAGACAGCGGCGATGTGAAGAACAACCCGAAACGCTCATGTCAGTTCAGCCGTACCGTTCTTCAAGATTGCTCTGGACTCATAGACCGTTACTATGGATACCAGGACGGCAAGCCATGCATCATCATCAAGATGAATCGG GTGATTGGGATGCTGCCAGGAAAGGATGGACAGGCTCCGTCCGTCACCTGTGGCCCAAAG AAAGAAGACGCTGACAAAATCGGAGAGATGCTCTACTTCCCTCCAAATGGCACTTTTAACCTAATGTACTACCCTTACTATGGCAAGAAAGCTCAG GTGAACTACTCTCAGCCTCTGGTTGCCGTCAAGTTCCTCAACATTACCGTCAACGAAGATGTCAACATCGAGTGCAAGATCAACGCCAACAACATTCCCATTGGAAGTGAAAGGGACAAGTACGCTGGGAAGGTTTCTTTTAAGCTGAGGATCAACACCAACAAATAG